The Augochlora pura isolate Apur16 chromosome 4, APUR_v2.2.1, whole genome shotgun sequence genome segment TACCTTTGAAGTACCATTACTTTTACCTAATTCCCGTTCTCCTGGTTCATGAACTTTCACGTTCATTTGTCTCCCTCAATGACGATAATAGACAACGTTCGCGGTTGTTTTCCATAAACGTAATGTTCAACATTAATACAAAAAGACGATGTACAAATCATTTGCAcgttgtttataataaaatggagGGAATAATGATCGTATCCGACTGTTTTCGATAAGTGCTCAGTATACAAAAAggaatatacatatgtacatacatactcATTGTTGCCCAGTCGAGTCCCGAATGCACTAAACGACGCTATGACTGCGGTGTGTTTCACACGAAACCAGCAGAAACGTTTCttctaattaaatacataGCAGAAACTCCGTGGAAAGACAACCACTTTCTATTTACGTTATACAGGTCAGGTTTACCGGGTTTGATCGAGCATAACTTGTtagaacgaaaatattatggAATAGCTAAGATACGGTGGTAAACATAACAAACCCTGTGTAGATCGAGAATCGAAGTAATAAAGTCAAAGAAGTAATGTTGTTGGCACGAATTCTCCCACCGAAcagtgtatatgtatatatattttagcaaatagataattcgaagaatataaatacgatTTATGATGTTTGCAAATTGTGACTGTCGATAAACGACAAATTTGATTATCAATCGTCATCTATCAACTACTTTGCAGTTAAATCGTATCAATTAAAACCTTTGTTATGTATCGAGCATGATTTAGTCAGAACCAaacgaatatttcattaatatgtATTTGAACACGCTACCGAGCGTTCTGACTGTATGGCTATCATCGTTCCCTTCATTCTCTCTAcgtaataaacattaaattaacgGTGGTAAGGGTGTCAGCGTGTAGAGACAAGTCGCCGTAGCTCCGAGCCACTCTGATTGCACTCGGATGGAGTATGAACTAGTATGAAGTGTGGAGAATGGACAGCAATGGACAGTATGGAGTATGAAGTCGAGTCTGAAGGATGAGTGGGGAACAGTAGTGGGGAGACCAGCACCGTCAGTGACATGTTGTACGTTTGCCCCCTCCATCGCAAACAAATTCCCCCACTTCTCTAAAACTTTAGCACATCGCGCTTCGCTATCGCACGGAATCACGGACAAATCAAACATGGCGATTCAGTCGCTATTTGCGGTGAAGGAGCACGGTTCGTTGATCGGGAGTGGATGAATAGCGGTGGCTCAGACAGTGTTTTTTAACGGTAATGTGCACTTGTATCACTATAAACCGACGGATCTTACTCAACATCACGAACATGgatgataaaaatgacaagacACTCATGGAGAAAGTGTCGGTCGGCATCGACAAGGTACATGACGTGAAGGGCGTAAAAGCGGAGCCGACGCCTGCGGCTGCGGCGTCATCGTTACCAGCCTCGAAACAAGACTCGCACTCTACTGGCGAAAACATCAACGAGACCTCGTTCTTCAACGGGCGAATTGTAAGATACAGTGCTCCTCTGTTTAAAACTTTCTTGTTATCGAAATGACATATGCGATGAAAagcgaattttttaatattaaatcgttaCGTCGTACTATTTTATGAATCTGTATTCTGCTGTCATTTGAAAAATGAGTGTATACAAGGCTGTTCGAAGAGAATCATTTTTTatcgtatataatacataacgAAGGATACTTTTTGAACAGTTGGTTCGcgtgcatatttttatttgatatagtttttcgaaatgatttcaaatCGAGATGGCCGTCtaatgttctttttttatgttttagtACGCCAAATctataataaacaatacagGAAAATTTGAGAGCGGAAGTGGTAGTGGAGAACAGGAGGGCTGTCATCATGAGGATGGAAAAGATATAGCAGCTAAAAAGAGAAAGACTCGTAGAGGTAAACCTAAGCATAGAAAATTAAAGCCATATTCAAAACAGCAACTATACTATCAGCAACAGCGAAGATATAGATCCAGAGGTCGATTAGAAAAAACTGGTAGACAGCCAACAGCACCATATAATACTACCCAGTTTCTTATGAACGATCACAGCGATCTTCCAGATCTTGATCAAAAGCTTTCGGAAGCTGTCTCGACCGATGCCCCTGCTACATTTCAGAAACCATCTGCTCCATCTCGTACCAGAGACTCTAGTTTTAGCGTAGATTCCGATGAAGATTACTTCTACTCGTCTCCAGAGGacgaagaagaatttttaacaaaggaATTTTCAACGGCGTATGAAGACCTTCATGCTGAAAGGTTAAGTACATTGAGTAAAACAGAATTGATACAGGAATATCTACAGTTAGAGGCTAAAGTAGATTTACTGACAAAGCGATTACGTGGCAAAAATTTTCATCAATCAGAGGAGAAAGACTTAGAAACCCAAAGTAGTACAGATTCAGAatctacaaaaaaattaaaaatttgtcagcAGCGAATTGACGATTTGATACAACAAAATGAACAGTTAAAACGAGAAAATGAATCGTTGAGAGCTCGAAGACATGGTAGTCCAGTTTCTAGTGTGGATAGCGAAAGCGATAGTGACAGTACAAGTAATGGAAATAAAAGCAGATGCGATTGTCCCATTTCAAGTTCTAGTTCTAGTTGTTCCTCTGAACATGTCGAACCTGGATTTAGATTAGAGAAAACCAATTCAGCGGGTACCTTGTACGAAAGgtacatatttaaatgatcatatttatgatatttatgaCAGTTACAATTCCTCcctgtaaattataaaagagctgtttttatattaaaagtctattcaatgtttcaaaaatcaatgtaaaatCCATGTTAAATATGCCATTTTTGTCCTgcatatttgtttttttaaatcctaCCAATCTAACAAGACTGGTGTAAAGCGATTCAGTTGCATTTAAGCAACAAGCTGTTCCTCTTCCTGAAATCAGTTACACAAACTTAGTCTAACATTGATCATGCTCTTTACTTCTCATATATCTTTTAAGACTGTTTTctgtggaaaaaaaaacatgtaaGAAATCTATACACTCGATCTTATGGAAGGATAAAATTTCTATCTGTGCAGGCATACTGCTACTTGCTTCAAAGAAATTTACAACAGTTGCACGCTGTAGTAAACACACACACCACTACTTAATCTTATTTCATTTGGTACTAATTACAATACAGTGGGACTACCTTTTCTTTTGTATCCCATTCTTTTTAAACTGCCATTTAATAGTATAGAAGTGTACAAGTTTTGTGTTTTACAGACCATCAGCTAAtgaatcataaaatattgatataggCGCAACGAAAGATacaatatgatattaaaattatataatttatgttataaggtattatatattattgtacaattgtaTAGATTTATAATGTAAGATTAGGTCTTAGTTTATGGTCTGAATGTACAATGTATTAAAGTATTTCGcagtttaaatttttaataaatttcaagtttttctttcttttagtATGATTATTTTCCTGAGATGTTGCACAAATAGAACAGAGTACATACATTTTTTAGTATGTGGGATAACACGTTTATACATATGTGAAATTTACTGagaatgattttctttttaaattaagacATACCTgataagattaataaaaatgtctttaacATCGTGAAATATCGTGAACTTTATATAACACATAactatattagtataattttgttaaggATGCAAGAAAAAGACTCATAAAAAATGTGACTGTAATGTCTTTGCTAATCGATCGTGATTAGAAGACTTGAAATAATCGTCGAAAATTTTCAcaattaaagatatttaacaagtagaatttatttattcttatatcatttaatatacatataatcatTGTATAATAAGTGTTCGGTTAAGCAGGTACGGTAcccgaaaaaatatttcaaaagcgCGTGATTTAACCAGCAATATGTTTTCCCGCCGTTATGGCGACATCAGCGCGTTCAACAGCGCCAGAAACTGACGCGcgtaattcgtttatttaagcACTCGTTCTGATTTCTTCGAGCGCTACGGTATCTATCTTGTTGCTGTTTTGTTCCACTCtgtgtaattgttttattaaattctttcgttaataagtattat includes the following:
- the LOC144469275 gene encoding uncharacterized protein LOC144469275 → MCTCITINRRILLNITNMDDKNDKTLMEKVSVGIDKVHDVKGVKAEPTPAAAASSLPASKQDSHSTGENINETSFFNGRIYAKSIINNTGKFESGSGSGEQEGCHHEDGKDIAAKKRKTRRGKPKHRKLKPYSKQQLYYQQQRRYRSRGRLEKTGRQPTAPYNTTQFLMNDHSDLPDLDQKLSEAVSTDAPATFQKPSAPSRTRDSSFSVDSDEDYFYSSPEDEEEFLTKEFSTAYEDLHAERLSTLSKTELIQEYLQLEAKVDLLTKRLRGKNFHQSEEKDLETQSSTDSESTKKLKICQQRIDDLIQQNEQLKRENESLRARRHGSPVSSVDSESDSDSTSNGNKSRCDCPISSSSSSCSSEHVEPGFRLEKTNSAGTLYERYIFK